In Candidatus Methylomirabilota bacterium, the following proteins share a genomic window:
- the glmU gene encoding bifunctional UDP-N-acetylglucosamine diphosphorylase/glucosamine-1-phosphate N-acetyltransferase GlmU, with the protein MTETWTVILAAGEGKRMRSGRAKVLHRLGGRPLIAYPVALARAVGTRGIVVVVGHQGDGVREALAGQTDLRFAEQREQRGTGHALVMAKGAVPGNATEILLLYADVPLLAETTVERLLVHHRQTRAAVSLLTFAPPDPTGYGRIVRRGGPRGPVVGIVEERDTTAAQRRLRECNSGIYCFEPRWLWPALDRLTPENDQGELYLTDVIGLLARNRRRVAAIRVDDPLEVAGVNDRRQLAELDAVLRGRTLAGLMAEGVTVLDPNATYVEPDVTVGRDTILYPGVRLEGRTVVGEACLVGTGCQLTDMTVGDRVILRPYCVAEGSVVEADVKLGPCARLRPGTVIQAGADIGNFIEIKKSTIGRRVKAHHVGYIGDATVGEGANIGAGMVTVNYDGVAKHPTTIGARAFVGTNASLVAPLNIGDDAYVGAGSVITKDVPPGALAIERAQQVIKEGWTERRRARQAASREERPTGSQ; encoded by the coding sequence ATGACCGAGACGTGGACTGTCATCCTCGCGGCCGGCGAAGGCAAGCGGATGCGCTCTGGCCGCGCCAAGGTGCTGCACCGGCTCGGCGGCCGGCCGCTCATCGCGTACCCGGTCGCGCTCGCGCGCGCCGTCGGCACACGCGGCATCGTGGTCGTGGTCGGCCATCAGGGCGATGGCGTTCGGGAGGCTCTGGCCGGTCAGACCGACCTCCGCTTCGCCGAGCAACGGGAGCAGCGGGGGACCGGGCATGCCCTGGTGATGGCCAAGGGCGCCGTCCCCGGGAACGCCACCGAGATCCTCCTGCTCTACGCGGATGTGCCGCTCCTGGCCGAGACGACGGTGGAGCGGCTCCTCGTGCATCACCGGCAGACCCGCGCCGCGGTCAGCCTCCTCACGTTCGCGCCGCCGGATCCGACCGGGTACGGCCGCATCGTGCGCCGGGGCGGGCCGCGGGGCCCGGTGGTCGGGATCGTCGAGGAACGCGACACGACGGCCGCCCAACGCCGCCTGCGGGAGTGCAACTCGGGGATCTACTGCTTCGAGCCCCGCTGGCTCTGGCCGGCGCTGGACCGACTCACCCCCGAGAATGACCAGGGCGAGCTCTACCTGACCGACGTCATCGGGCTGCTGGCCCGGAACCGGCGGCGGGTGGCGGCCATCCGGGTCGACGACCCGCTCGAGGTGGCGGGCGTCAACGATCGGCGGCAGCTCGCCGAGCTCGACGCCGTCCTGCGCGGGCGGACGCTGGCCGGTCTGATGGCCGAAGGGGTGACGGTCCTCGACCCGAATGCGACCTATGTCGAGCCCGACGTGACCGTGGGCCGCGACACGATCCTCTACCCGGGGGTGCGGCTCGAGGGGCGCACCGTCGTCGGCGAGGCGTGCCTGGTCGGAACGGGCTGCCAGCTCACCGACATGACGGTGGGCGACCGGGTGATCCTGCGCCCCTACTGTGTCGCCGAAGGCTCCGTGGTCGAGGCTGACGTCAAGCTCGGCCCATGCGCGCGTCTCCGCCCCGGCACGGTGATCCAGGCCGGTGCGGACATCGGCAACTTCATCGAGATCAAGAAGTCCACGATCGGGCGCCGGGTGAAGGCCCACCACGTGGGCTACATCGGGGACGCGACCGTGGGCGAGGGGGCGAACATTGGCGCCGGGATGGTGACGGTCAACTACGACGGGGTGGCCAAGCACCCGACGACGATCGGGGCCCGGGCGTTCGTGGGGACCAACGCGAGCCTGGTGGCGCCGCTCAACATCGGCGACGACGCCTACGTCGGCGCCGGCTCGGTCATCACCAAGGACGTGCCACCGGGAGCCCTGGCGATCGAGCGCGCGCAGCAGGTGATCAAGGAAGGCTGGACGGAGCGGCGCCGGGCGCGCCAGGCCGCCAGCCGCGAGGAGCGACCCACCGGGTCGCAGTGA
- the lspA gene encoding signal peptidase II, which translates to MIPLLAIGAAVFVADQLTKAWALARLVPGYPLPVVPGFFDLTLILNPGVAFGIFSGVPFEWRWLVTVFSLAALVLLCSIALRVVPHGGRLGRLALGLVFGGAAGNLLDRWRLGAVVDFVDVYWRAYHWPAFNVADSAITVGVVLLAVELAFAAPRSEQRELPNGQEP; encoded by the coding sequence TTGATCCCGCTGCTGGCCATCGGGGCGGCGGTCTTCGTCGCCGACCAGCTCACGAAGGCCTGGGCCCTGGCCCGCCTCGTGCCCGGATATCCTCTTCCCGTCGTCCCCGGCTTCTTCGACCTCACGCTGATCCTCAACCCCGGGGTGGCCTTCGGGATCTTCTCCGGCGTGCCCTTCGAGTGGCGCTGGCTCGTCACCGTGTTTTCGCTGGCGGCGCTCGTGCTCCTCTGCTCGATCGCGCTGCGGGTCGTCCCGCACGGGGGCCGGCTCGGACGGCTCGCGCTCGGCCTGGTGTTCGGGGGGGCGGCCGGGAACCTGCTCGACCGCTGGCGGCTCGGCGCCGTCGTCGACTTCGTGGATGTCTACTGGCGGGCCTACCACTGGCCCGCGTTCAACGTCGCCGACTCCGCGATCACGGTGGGCGTGGTGCTCCTGGCGGTCGAGCTGGCCTTCGCCGCGCCGCGAAGCGAGCAGCGGGAACTGCCCAACGGCCAGGAACCCTGA
- the ileS gene encoding isoleucine--tRNA ligase, with protein sequence MDYKATLNLPRTDFPMRANLPQREPELLRRWDRDDIYRRLRERGAGRPLWLLHDGPPYANGHIHMGTALNKVLKDLVVKSKTMLGFNVVYVPGWDCHGLPIEHQVDKELGLDRAGVDVRQAMDPIEKRRRCRAYALRFIDIQREEFRRLGVFGDWQRPYRTMAPEYQAIIVREFGRFVGKGIVYKGLKPVHWCMYCKTALAQAEVEYEEERSPSVYVRFPLVAPHPDLPDAPRQSLIIWTTTPWTLPANLAVAVHPTEDYVALDVDGETFIVATALADDFVKTTRLRNARRLRTLEPATLEGLRYRHPWIDRTGPVAADPLVTVDSGTGLVHVAPGHGEEDYEFGRKHGLPIYNPVDDDGRFVPEVEHFAGLTVWEANPRISELLRARGALVAEVPFTHTYPHCWRCKNPTLFLATEQWFISLDQDGLRARALQAIREVQWIPPWGEERITNMIAHRPDWNISRQRVWGVPIVAFYCLQCGHILLEERLVEHVAAIMRGGEGADEWYLREAAALLPPGTTCPKCGGGGFRKEMDILDVWFDSGCSHAAVLETHRELRWPAEMYLEGSDQHRGWFHSSLLEGVGTRGAPPYRAVLTHGFVVDGEGRKMSKSLGNVVAPEDVIARYGADVLRLWAASEDYTEDIRLSEEILTQLAEAYRRIRNTCRFLLGNLADFDPSRHAVADAALQGLDGWAMLRLHRTIAKVRTSYETYDFHLAFQSLHNFCAVDLSALYLDILKDRLYTQRADAPERRAAQTVCYRVLDALVRLMAPILTFTAEEIWGYVPGSGRASSVHLTDFPAADPTWLDEGVEAGWETLLRVRGEVARALEQARAAKLIGAGLDARVTLYVENPELQPALRQAGERLLREFLIVSQVARVDGPPPPGLETGPQRVVLRETGLSGLGVEVAHAAGAKCERCWTWSEAVGRDAEHPGLCERCLPIIRARAA encoded by the coding sequence ATGGATTACAAGGCGACGCTGAACCTTCCCCGCACGGACTTCCCGATGCGGGCCAATCTCCCGCAGCGGGAGCCCGAGCTCCTCCGCCGCTGGGATCGGGACGACATCTACCGTCGCCTCCGCGAGCGCGGGGCCGGGAGGCCGCTCTGGCTCCTCCACGACGGCCCCCCGTACGCCAACGGCCACATCCACATGGGGACGGCCCTCAACAAGGTGCTCAAGGACCTCGTGGTCAAGTCGAAGACCATGCTCGGGTTCAACGTGGTCTACGTGCCGGGCTGGGACTGTCACGGGCTTCCGATCGAGCACCAGGTCGACAAGGAGCTCGGCCTCGACCGGGCTGGCGTCGATGTCCGCCAGGCCATGGATCCCATCGAGAAGCGGCGCCGCTGCCGGGCCTACGCGCTCCGGTTCATCGACATCCAGCGCGAGGAGTTCCGCCGGCTCGGCGTGTTCGGCGACTGGCAGCGGCCCTACCGGACGATGGCCCCCGAGTACCAGGCCATCATCGTCCGGGAGTTCGGCCGCTTCGTGGGCAAGGGGATCGTCTACAAAGGCCTCAAGCCGGTCCACTGGTGCATGTACTGCAAGACCGCCCTGGCCCAGGCCGAAGTCGAGTACGAGGAGGAGCGCTCGCCCTCGGTCTACGTGAGGTTTCCGCTGGTCGCGCCCCATCCCGACCTGCCGGACGCTCCGCGGCAGTCGCTGATCATCTGGACCACGACGCCGTGGACCCTGCCCGCCAACCTGGCGGTGGCCGTCCACCCCACCGAGGACTACGTGGCGCTCGACGTGGACGGCGAGACCTTCATCGTGGCGACCGCGCTGGCCGACGACTTCGTCAAGACCACCCGGCTGCGGAACGCGCGCCGCCTGCGGACCCTCGAGCCGGCCACGCTGGAGGGGCTCCGGTACCGGCATCCGTGGATCGATCGGACCGGCCCGGTGGCGGCCGATCCGCTCGTCACCGTCGACTCCGGCACGGGCCTCGTCCACGTGGCGCCGGGCCATGGGGAGGAAGACTACGAGTTCGGGCGGAAGCACGGCCTGCCCATCTACAATCCGGTCGACGACGACGGCCGCTTCGTTCCCGAGGTCGAGCACTTCGCCGGGCTCACGGTCTGGGAGGCGAACCCGCGGATCAGCGAGCTGCTGCGAGCCCGCGGCGCGCTGGTGGCCGAGGTCCCGTTCACCCACACCTACCCCCACTGCTGGCGCTGCAAGAACCCGACGCTCTTCCTCGCCACCGAGCAGTGGTTCATCTCGCTGGACCAGGACGGACTCCGGGCGCGGGCGCTCCAGGCGATCCGCGAGGTGCAATGGATCCCGCCGTGGGGCGAGGAGCGCATCACCAACATGATCGCCCACCGGCCGGACTGGAACATCTCCCGCCAGCGGGTCTGGGGCGTGCCCATCGTGGCCTTCTACTGCCTGCAGTGTGGCCACATCCTGCTCGAGGAGCGGCTGGTCGAGCACGTGGCAGCGATCATGCGGGGCGGCGAGGGCGCGGACGAGTGGTACCTCCGCGAGGCGGCGGCCCTCTTGCCGCCCGGAACCACCTGCCCGAAGTGCGGGGGCGGCGGGTTCCGCAAGGAGATGGACATCCTGGACGTCTGGTTCGACTCCGGCTGCAGCCACGCCGCGGTGCTGGAGACGCACAGAGAGCTCCGCTGGCCGGCCGAGATGTACCTGGAAGGCTCGGACCAGCACCGGGGCTGGTTCCATTCCTCCCTCCTCGAGGGGGTCGGGACCCGCGGCGCGCCGCCGTACCGGGCCGTCCTGACCCACGGGTTCGTCGTCGACGGCGAGGGGCGGAAGATGTCGAAGTCCCTCGGCAACGTGGTCGCGCCCGAGGACGTGATTGCGCGCTACGGGGCCGACGTGCTGCGGCTGTGGGCGGCGTCCGAGGACTACACGGAGGACATCCGGCTCTCCGAGGAGATCCTCACCCAGCTGGCCGAGGCCTACCGGCGCATCCGGAACACCTGCCGCTTCCTCCTCGGGAACCTCGCCGACTTCGATCCGAGCCGACACGCCGTCGCGGACGCGGCCCTCCAGGGGCTCGATGGCTGGGCGATGCTGCGGCTCCACCGGACGATCGCGAAGGTCCGGACATCCTACGAGACGTACGACTTCCACCTCGCCTTCCAGAGCCTCCACAACTTCTGCGCGGTGGACCTGTCGGCGCTCTACCTCGACATCCTGAAGGACCGGCTCTACACGCAGCGGGCCGACGCCCCCGAGCGTCGAGCCGCCCAGACGGTCTGCTACCGCGTGCTGGACGCCCTCGTCCGGCTGATGGCGCCCATCCTCACGTTCACGGCCGAAGAGATCTGGGGTTACGTGCCCGGCAGCGGGCGCGCCTCGAGCGTCCACCTCACCGACTTCCCGGCGGCGGATCCCACCTGGCTCGACGAGGGCGTCGAGGCCGGCTGGGAGACGCTCCTCCGGGTGCGCGGCGAGGTCGCCCGGGCGCTGGAACAGGCGCGGGCGGCCAAGCTGATCGGGGCCGGGCTCGACGCCCGCGTGACCCTGTACGTGGAGAATCCCGAGCTCCAGCCGGCGCTGCGCCAGGCGGGGGAGCGCCTGCTCCGGGAGTTTCTCATCGTCTCGCAGGTCGCCCGGGTGGATGGCCCGCCGCCGCCGGGTCTCGAGACCGGGCCCCAGCGGGTCGTGCTGCGCGAGACGGGACTCTCGGGGCTCGGCGTCGAGGTCGCGCACGCGGCGGGGGCGAAGTGCGAGCGCTGCTGGACGTGGAGCGAGGCGGTCGGGCGCGACGCCGAGCATCCGGGGCTGTGCGAGCGGTGCCTGCCGATCATCCGAGCCCGCGCCGCGTGA
- a CDS encoding RluA family pseudouridine synthase, with product MAPGDAGLRLDRFLQSRAGDLSRTRLQSLIEAGRVLVDGRRRKASHPLRAGQVVTLEVPAPVSLALAPESIPLDIVYEDAALLVLDKPAGLVVHPGAGHSTGTLVHALLAHCGPALSGIGGVRRPGIVHRLDRGTSGLLVVAKSDRAHLALARQLKARSVERRYLALVHGAVPRLEGRIETAIGRHPRDRLRMAVRPPGAGRAALTRYRVLERFEAPAPSTFLAVELGTGRTHQIRVHLAHLGFPVVGDRTYRRRDTRPPTPELAARVDALRGLALHAAVLGFTHPESGQRLRFEAPLPPAFAGLLAWLRERATMLR from the coding sequence GTGGCGCCGGGTGACGCCGGTCTTCGGCTCGACCGATTCCTCCAGAGCCGGGCCGGTGACCTCTCACGGACGCGGCTCCAGAGCCTGATCGAGGCGGGCCGCGTCCTGGTCGACGGACGCCGGCGAAAGGCGAGCCACCCCCTCCGGGCCGGTCAGGTCGTCACGCTCGAGGTGCCCGCGCCGGTCTCGCTGGCGCTCGCGCCCGAGTCGATCCCGCTCGACATCGTGTACGAGGACGCGGCCCTCCTCGTCCTCGACAAGCCGGCCGGCCTCGTCGTCCATCCGGGCGCCGGCCACTCGACGGGGACACTCGTCCACGCCCTGCTCGCCCACTGCGGCCCGGCCCTCTCGGGGATCGGCGGCGTCCGGCGCCCCGGCATCGTCCACCGCCTCGACCGGGGCACCTCGGGACTCCTGGTCGTCGCCAAGTCGGACCGGGCCCACCTCGCCCTGGCGCGACAGCTCAAGGCGCGGAGCGTCGAGCGGCGGTACCTGGCCCTGGTCCACGGGGCCGTGCCGCGGCTCGAGGGCCGGATCGAGACGGCGATCGGCCGCCACCCCCGGGACCGCCTGCGGATGGCCGTCCGTCCGCCCGGCGCGGGCCGCGCCGCCCTCACGCGTTACCGGGTCCTCGAGCGGTTCGAGGCGCCCGCCCCTTCGACGTTTCTCGCGGTGGAGCTGGGCACCGGGCGAACCCACCAGATCCGGGTCCACCTGGCCCACCTCGGCTTCCCGGTGGTGGGCGACCGCACCTACCGCCGCCGTGACACCCGTCCGCCGACCCCCGAGCTGGCGGCCCGAGTAGACGCGCTGAGGGGCCTGGCCCTCCACGCCGCCGTCCTGGGCTTCACCCACCCCGAGAGCGGCCAGCGGCTGCGGTTCGAGGCGCCCCTCCCACCGGCCTTCGCGGGCCTCCTGGCCTGGCTCCGGGAGCGGGCGACAATGCTAAGATGA
- a CDS encoding gluconeogenesis factor YvcK family protein, translating to MAIGGGTGLPVVLAGLKQYLGTRIAELTAVVTVTDDGGSSGRLREELRILPPGDIRNCLVALAEVEPLMAELFQFRFGGDGALAGHAFGNLFLAALANVTGSFLQAIRISGKVLAVQGTILPSTLESVTLCAELADGSVVHGETRLREGKRPVRRVGLEPPAVRALPEVLEAIDQADAIILAPGSLYTSLVPNLLVGGVAEALRKAAALRIYVANLMSEPGETDGLSLADHVEALHAHGGRGVVDGVVVHGRRFREDVLRRYARAGAQPVAIDRDRLRALGVWVSEADLTGPTELARHHPEKLGRVLVRLIRHGGPARAAAVTTMDTHRNEGGGS from the coding sequence GTGGCCATCGGCGGGGGGACCGGGCTCCCCGTGGTCCTGGCCGGCCTGAAGCAGTATCTCGGCACCCGCATCGCCGAGCTCACGGCCGTCGTCACGGTCACGGATGACGGCGGGAGCTCCGGGCGGCTCCGCGAAGAGTTGCGCATCCTGCCACCCGGCGACATCCGCAACTGCCTGGTGGCGCTGGCCGAGGTCGAGCCCCTCATGGCGGAGCTCTTCCAGTTCCGGTTCGGCGGGGACGGCGCGCTGGCCGGACACGCCTTCGGGAACCTCTTTCTGGCGGCGCTGGCGAACGTCACCGGGAGCTTCCTCCAGGCCATCCGGATCTCCGGCAAGGTCCTGGCCGTCCAGGGGACGATCCTGCCGTCGACGCTCGAGAGCGTGACCCTCTGCGCGGAGCTCGCGGACGGCAGCGTGGTGCACGGCGAGACGAGGCTCCGTGAGGGAAAGCGGCCCGTGCGCCGGGTCGGCCTCGAGCCGCCGGCGGTGCGAGCCCTGCCCGAGGTGCTGGAGGCGATCGACCAGGCCGACGCGATCATCCTCGCCCCCGGCTCGCTCTACACGAGCCTGGTCCCCAACCTCCTGGTGGGCGGGGTCGCGGAGGCGCTCCGCAAGGCGGCCGCGCTCCGGATCTACGTGGCGAACCTGATGAGCGAGCCGGGCGAGACCGACGGACTGTCGCTGGCCGACCACGTCGAGGCCCTCCACGCCCACGGCGGCCGCGGCGTGGTCGACGGGGTCGTGGTCCACGGGCGCCGGTTTCGCGAGGACGTCCTCCGGCGGTACGCCAGGGCCGGAGCCCAGCCGGTGGCGATCGACCGCGACCGCCTGCGGGCGCTCGGCGTCTGGGTGAGCGAGGCGGACCTGACGGGTCCGACGGAGCTGGCCCGGCACCACCCGGAGAAGCTCGGGCGGGTGCTGGTCCGGCTGATCCGCCATGGCGGGCCGGCGCGCGCCGCGGCCGTCACGACGATGGACACGCATAGGAACGAAGGGGGCGGGTCATGA
- the glmS gene encoding glutamine--fructose-6-phosphate transaminase (isomerizing) encodes MCGIVGYIGSQGATGIILDGLKRLEYRGYDSAGVAVITEGVLQVRRSAGKIRNLEGILRDRPIDGPVGLGHTRWATHGRPSEENAHPHTDCTGSIVVVHNGILENYLPIKKRLIAEGHTFKSETDTEVVAHLVEHHWAAAGGLGEAVRRALGELRGAYAVGIISDREPEALVAAKTGAGGVVIGLGEGEYFLASDIPAILSHTRDVVVLEDDEMAVVSRHGVQLSTLSGRPVERPVTRIVWDPIMAEKGGYRHFMLKEIYEQPRAITDTFRGRISPETGDCFLPDLNLTPDELRTFRRVVVVACGTSYHAGLVGRHFIERLAGLPAEVDIGSEFRYRDPLVGPDSLVIAISQSGETADTLGAVKTARQKGAPVVAICNVVGSALSREAHGVIYTHAGPEIGVASTKTFTATITALYLLALHLGRLRGVTPAEEGKRRLQELLETPRIVEAALAGDESIAELARHLFQRQDFLYLGRGIHYPIALEGALKMKELSYIHAEGYPGGEMKHGPIALIDEAMPVVALTPRDGTYDRMLANIEEVRARDGMVIAIAQQGDESIAEKAAHVLTVPPAGELLMPLVLTVPLQLLAYHVAVRRGCDVDQPRNLAKSVTVE; translated from the coding sequence ATGTGTGGCATCGTCGGCTACATCGGCTCACAGGGTGCGACCGGGATCATTCTCGACGGGCTCAAGCGGCTCGAGTATCGGGGCTACGACTCGGCCGGCGTCGCCGTGATCACCGAGGGCGTGCTCCAGGTTCGCCGGAGCGCCGGCAAGATCCGGAACCTCGAGGGCATCCTGCGCGACCGGCCGATCGACGGGCCGGTCGGGCTCGGGCACACCCGATGGGCGACCCACGGGCGTCCCTCGGAGGAGAACGCCCATCCTCACACCGACTGCACCGGGTCCATCGTGGTGGTGCACAACGGCATCCTCGAGAACTACCTGCCGATCAAGAAGCGGCTCATCGCCGAGGGCCACACCTTCAAGTCGGAGACGGACACGGAAGTCGTCGCCCACCTCGTCGAGCACCACTGGGCGGCGGCCGGCGGGCTGGGGGAAGCGGTCCGACGGGCGCTCGGGGAGCTGCGCGGCGCCTACGCGGTCGGGATCATCTCCGACCGGGAGCCGGAGGCCCTGGTGGCGGCCAAGACCGGGGCCGGCGGCGTCGTGATCGGCCTGGGGGAGGGCGAGTATTTCCTGGCCTCGGACATCCCGGCCATCCTCTCCCACACCCGCGACGTGGTCGTGCTGGAGGACGACGAGATGGCGGTGGTGAGCCGCCACGGCGTGCAGCTCTCGACGCTCTCGGGACGCCCGGTCGAGCGGCCGGTCACCCGGATCGTGTGGGATCCGATCATGGCCGAGAAGGGCGGCTACCGGCACTTCATGCTGAAGGAGATCTACGAGCAGCCGCGGGCGATCACCGACACCTTCCGCGGCCGCATCTCGCCGGAAACCGGCGACTGCTTCCTGCCGGACCTGAACCTCACCCCGGACGAGCTCCGGACATTCCGGCGGGTGGTGGTGGTGGCCTGCGGCACCTCGTACCACGCCGGGCTGGTCGGCCGGCACTTCATCGAGCGGCTCGCCGGGCTGCCGGCCGAGGTCGACATCGGCTCGGAGTTCCGGTACCGCGACCCCCTGGTCGGCCCCGACAGCCTGGTCATCGCCATCAGCCAGTCCGGCGAGACCGCCGACACGCTGGGGGCGGTGAAGACCGCTCGGCAGAAGGGCGCCCCGGTGGTGGCCATCTGCAACGTCGTCGGGAGCGCGCTCAGCCGCGAGGCCCACGGCGTCATCTACACCCACGCCGGGCCGGAGATCGGGGTCGCGTCGACCAAGACCTTCACCGCGACCATCACCGCGCTCTACCTCCTGGCGCTCCACCTCGGGCGCCTGCGCGGCGTCACCCCGGCCGAGGAGGGGAAGCGGCGGCTCCAGGAGCTCCTCGAGACGCCGCGGATCGTCGAGGCCGCGCTCGCCGGGGACGAATCCATCGCCGAGCTCGCCCGCCACCTCTTCCAGCGCCAGGATTTCCTCTACCTCGGGCGCGGCATCCACTATCCCATCGCGCTGGAGGGAGCGCTGAAGATGAAGGAGCTCTCCTACATCCACGCCGAGGGATACCCCGGCGGGGAGATGAAGCACGGGCCGATCGCGCTCATCGACGAGGCCATGCCGGTGGTGGCGCTCACGCCGCGCGATGGGACCTACGACCGGATGCTGGCCAACATCGAGGAGGTGCGGGCCCGGGACGGGATGGTGATCGCCATCGCCCAACAGGGCGACGAGAGCATCGCGGAGAAAGCGGCGCACGTGCTGACCGTCCCGCCGGCGGGCGAGCTCCTGATGCCGCTCGTCCTGACGGTGCCGCTCCAGCTCCTGGCGTACCACGTGGCCGTCCGCCGGGGCTGCGACGTCGACCAGCCGCGGAATCTCGCCAAGAGCGTCACGGTGGAGTAA